In Tripterygium wilfordii isolate XIE 37 chromosome 17, ASM1340144v1, whole genome shotgun sequence, the genomic window TTTCATGTCGGTTTTAACACTGTGAATACCTGCAACAATGTTTCTcatatcaaaaaagaaagaagacgtGAAGATGAGAAGTAGTTTAATTCGTTACCTTTCTGTTTAAGCAATTTCTTTGTAAGGTCATTCTCGCACTTGTCGCAGTGCATGTGAACCTTCACTGACATTGTTCGTATAATTGCCTGCAAAAGTTTAAAgatgaaaatcaaaagaaacatAGAAACTGAGTGAGTTACGAAATGCTGAGATGAATGCACACGATCCATGTAAAATCTTGGGTTTCACATGCCctacatgattcatatgaaatcgtgtgcatcTAGCTCAGCTTTTTTGATAACTGGGACAAAAAACACTGGGATTCGTAACACTATTGTTTATCTTATGAATTCATGCAGTTGATTCTGAATTGCTTGGTacaaaaattttgatgaaagagATGATGATGAGTAGATTTAGTTAGTGATTGAAGGCTCACTTCTTTCTTCTCCCCAGCACCGGAAGTAATGGTAGTGTTCTTGGCCTTGATCTTTGGTGATACCAATTCAACATTCTTCTGACTCCATTTCTCTATAAGCTTATGGATTTTAATGGCGTCAATCTCACCTTTAACCTTAATTTCACCCTTCTCCGTATCGGCATCCACACTGTAAACCCCTAAATATATAAAGCATTTCAGATCATCCATCGATATGGAAGATATGGACGAAATTAAGtaagtatatatctatatatatgtatatatatgaatacCCTGGATTCTCATGAGAGGCTTCTTGATCTCGGATGCACATTGCTGGCAATGAAGGTTCACTTTATAGACGGCTGTGATCACTTCATCATCAGCTTTGATCTCTTTAACTTTCTTTTCTGCCATTGTAGTATAGCTCAAACCCTCAAGGGCTCCTATTCTTTATATTGCAGAGTAGTAATCTTGTCTAACGTTAGAAGGCTAGATAGAATGTTTGGAATGATTTGCAAGTTTAGTTTGGAGGCAAATGTTTGGTGAGATTTTGTTCATGGTGGTTCACCGAAAATGTATTTGAAACTTCTGGAGAGACAAcacgactatatatatatatatgtatgtatatttccTTTGAACCAGTAAACTAACTTCAAGACCTTAACGACTATTGCTAATATTGTTGATTGACCTGGTCTAGCTTGGGATTCTGACATTGTGGATCCAATAAGATTATAAGAATAATTCATTCTTTCCCTCCAAA contains:
- the LOC119983176 gene encoding heavy metal-associated isoprenylated plant protein 4, producing the protein MAEKKVKEIKADDEVITAVYKVNLHCQQCASEIKKPLMRIQGVYSVDADTEKGEIKVKGEIDAIKIHKLIEKWSQKNVELVSPKIKAKNTTITSGAGEKKEAIIRTMSVKVHMHCDKCENDLTKKLLKQKGIHSVKTDMKAQTLTVKGTIESDKLVAFMRKKVHKHVELVTEKKEEKKDKSSTEKPRIEAKSGEKNEITEYFKEEKKVEAAVITKEGATPYFIHYVYAPQLFSDENPNACIII